One stretch of Echeneis naucrates chromosome 11, fEcheNa1.1, whole genome shotgun sequence DNA includes these proteins:
- the LOC115051377 gene encoding pro-opiomelanocortin-like, which translates to MSPVCLLVAVLLVGVARGAVDQCLEHLSCQEVNDDNMMLQCLQLCQSDSTEIPLIPGEGHLQPPILSDSGSPPSPSLSASSSPQAKRSYSMEHFRWGKPVGRKRRPIKLYTSNSAEEESAEVFPAEVMRRDTEQRANTLEDQLRDVQEKKDSVYKMKHFRWSGPLPGKHHAKSRDGASQTLPLMLFSSNKDGQEGKTEQ; encoded by the exons ATGTCTCCTGTATGCCTATTGGTGGCTGTTTTGTTGGTGGGCGTGGCCAGGGGAGCTGTCGATCAGTGCTTGGAGCATCTAAGCTGCCAGGAGGTCAATGATGACAACATGATg CTCCAGTGTCTCCAGCTGTGTCAGTCTGACTCCACTGAGATACCGCTGATCCCGGGTGAAGGTCATCTGCAGCCTCCCATCCTGTCAGACTCCGGGTCTCCaccttccccctctctttcagcgtcctcctctcctcaggcCAAGCGCTCCTACTCCATGGAGCACTTCCGCTGGGGGAAACCTGTTGGGCGGAAGCGCCGCCCCATCAAACTCTACACCTCAAACAGTGCAGAAGAGGAGTCAGCCGAGGTTTTCCCCGCGGAGGTGATGAGGAGGGACACGGAGCAGAGGGCCAACACGCTGGAGGACCAGCTCCGTGATGTCCAGGAGAAAAAGGACAGTGTGTACAAGATGAAGCACTTCCGCTGGAGCGGCCCATTGCCCGGCAAGCACCACGCCAAGAGCAGGGACGGAGCCAGCCAGACACTGCCACTCATGCtgttcagcagcaacaaagacGGACAGGAGGGGAAGACAGAGCAGTAA